AGACGTTCGGTTGTGCTCGTGTGGTCTACAACGATGCAATTCGGTTGCGTCAAGACCTCTATCAGCAAGGGGAGAAAGTTAGCGATACTGAAATTCAGAAACGGGTGATTACCCA
This sequence is a window from Limnothrix sp. FACHB-406. Protein-coding genes within it:
- a CDS encoding helix-turn-helix domain-containing protein, with amino-acid sequence MKARFRYRIYPNRLQRLMLAKTFGCARVVYNDAIRLRQDLYQQGEKVSDTEIQKRVIT